A window from Citrus sinensis cultivar Valencia sweet orange chromosome 3, DVS_A1.0, whole genome shotgun sequence encodes these proteins:
- the LOC127901070 gene encoding disease resistance protein RPV1-like — MLKVMKLSHSQDLIKTPNFTEVSNLEELDLEGCTRLREIHPSLLLHSKLIILNLKDCTSLTTLPGKISMKSLKTLVLSGCSKLMKKFLEFDGNMNDLSELCLDRTTIEELPLSIQHLTGLTLLNLKDCKNIKSLSISLTRLKCLRTLKLSGCSKFRKFPEIWGSMKDLTELFLDGTSITEVPSSVELLTGLQLLNLNNCNYLVRLPSGINGLKSLQTLNLSGCSKLENVPETLGQIESLDELDISGTAIRRPASSIFLMKNLKTLSFSGCYGQPSSTSWHLQFLFNWMRRSSDLGALRLISLSGLCSLSKLDLSYCDLREGTIPSDIGNLYSLKKLYLSGNNFVSLPASINRLFKLEILVLEDCKRLQSLPQLPPNVKKVKVNGCASLVTLLGALKLRKSYCTLINCIGSLKLLGNNGLEFSMLREYLKEVSDQRNFFFIVVPGSEIPKWFMYQNEGSSITVRRPSYLYNKNRVVGYAICSVFHVPKHSTGIKLWHSYPTHQLHCEMVGSNTFYFVDFREKFGRCGSDHLWLLYLSRQRCYDTNWHFESDHIELSFKPQSGPGLKVKRCGFHPVYMHEVEEFDQTTKKWTRFTSYNLNEFHHNFVGSNSEVATASKRSRAENIGATEASGSGCCDDVEEPLLKRFRQLE, encoded by the exons ATGCTGAAAGTCATGAAACTCAGCCATTCACAGGACTTGATTAAAACACCGAACTTCACAGAGGTCTCAAATTTAGAGGAGCTGGATCTTGAAGGATGTACAAGGCTGCGTGAAATTCACCCATCTTTACTGCTTCACAGTAAGCTTATCATATTGAACCTGAAAGATTGTACAAGTCTTACAACTCTTCCAGGCAAGATTTCTATGAAATCGCTTAAAACACTCGTTCTTTCTGGTTGCTCAAAACTGATGAAAAAGTTTCTAGAGTTTGATGGAAATATGAATGATCTGTCAGAACTCTGTTTAGACAGAACAACTATTGAAGAGTTGCCATTATCAATTCAACATCTAACTGGACTTactttgttgaatttaaaagaTTGCAAAAATATCAAGagtctttcaatttctttaacaAGATTAAAATGCCTAAGAACTCTTAAGCTCTCTGGTTGCTCGAAGTTTAGGAAGTTTCCAGAGATTTGGGGAAGTATGAAAGATCTGACGGAGCTCTTCTTAGATGGAACTTCCATTACAGAAGTGCCATCTTCTGTGGAACTTTTGACCGGACTTCAATTGCTAAATTTGAATAACTGCAACTATCTAGTGAGACTTCCCAGCGGTATAAATGGTTTGAAATCTCTTCAAACTCTAAATCTCTCAGGATGCTCCAAACTTGAAAATGTGCCAGAGACGCTTGGGCAAATAGAAAGTCTGGATGAACTTGATATAAGCGGAACAGCTATAAGACGACCTGCATCCTCCATTTTTCTTATGAAGAATCTTAAAACACTATCTTTTTCTGGGTGCTATGGACAACCGTCGTCTACATCATGGCATTTgcaatttctcttcaattgGATGCGAAGGAGTTCAGACCTAGGGGCTTTAAGGTTGATTTCTCTGTCAGGTTTGTGCTCTTTAAGCAAATTGGATCTCAGTTACTGTGATCTACGGGAAGGAACAATCCCGAGTGATATTGGCAACTTatactcattaaaaaaattgtatctGAGCGGAAACAATTTTGTTTCGCTACCGGCAAGCATTAATCGTCTTTTTAAGCTTGAAATATTGGTGTTGGAAGATTGTAAAAGGCTTCAATCTCTGCCACAACTTCCACCCAACGTAAAGAAAGTTAAAGTGAATGGTTGTGCTTCGTTGGTGACATTGTTAGGTGCATTAAAACTGCGCAAGTCCTATTgcacattaattaattgtatagGCAGCTTGAAATTGCTCGGAAACAACGGTCTGGAATTTTCAATGCTACGAGAGTACCTTAAG GAAGTGTCAgatcaaagaaattttttcttcattgttgTTCCAGGAAGCGAAATTCCCAAGTGGTTCATGTATCAGAATGAGGGTTCATCAATTACTGTCAGAAGGCCTTCATATTTGTATAATAAGAATAGGGTTGTGGGATATGCTATTTGCTCTGTTTTTCATGTCCCTAAACATTCAACCGGTATCAAATTATGGCATTCATATCCCACACATCAATTGCACTGCGAAATGGTCGGTTCTAATACCTTTTACTTTGTAGATTTTAGAGAGAAATTTGGTCGTTGTGGGTCAGACCATCTTTGGCTACTCTATTTGTCTCGTCAACGCTGCTATGATACTAATTGGCATTTTGAATCTGATCATATTGAGTTGTCATTTAAACCTCAGTCAGGTCCTGGATTGAAGGTGAAAAGGTGCGGTTTCCATCCAGTTTATATGCACGAAGTCGAGGAGTTTGACCAAACAACAAAGAAATGGACTCGCTTTACTTCTTATAATCTGAACGAATTCCATCACAATTTTGTTGGATCAAATTCGGAAGTAGCCACAGCATCAAAGCGAAGCCGAGCAGAAAATATTGGGGCAACTGAAGCCAGTGGCAGTGGCTGCTGTGATGATGTTGAAGAGCCACTTCTTAAAAGATTTAGACAACTCGAATGA